The proteins below come from a single Mya arenaria isolate MELC-2E11 chromosome 8, ASM2691426v1 genomic window:
- the LOC128244812 gene encoding dynactin subunit 1-like isoform X5 translates to MRSQDNEPERDPFLCTCGPCKKFWRDTFSDSGDLLRESSQCRAHHTAILSAESKVVKIGDRILVQSRFPVDLYGRKGTVKWVGVLDEDSIAPELYVGVRLDDNVNSTHNGVYNGKRYFHVPRGHGAMVKYMEVVPLKFPEKRPPMQGNYMFPSWDEVQKRRKERNSKLQNIYSQAGMQGPQFVEPYASPPKTAATSVRASPVKSLREPIIHIGDPNDIALRDMQRLSQMDTKRKVRKEDKDKKEMERFKQHFGGVPEADRLALTLKKLKLAYQEGKTLMQRKTVKDYDAGSDSGISDFQ, encoded by the exons CCGGAGCGTGACCCATTCCTGTGCACATGTGGGCCATGTAAGAAGTTCTGGCGCGACACGTTCAGTGACAGTGGTGACCTGCTACGGGAGTCGTCACAATGTCGCGCCCACCACACCGCCATCCTCTCCGCGGAGAGCAAAGTGGTGAAGATAGGAGATCGCATCCTTGTCCAGAGCAGATTTCCAG TTGATTTATATGGAAGAAAAG GCACAGTGAAGTGGGTGGGGGTGCTTGACGAGGATTCCATCGCCCCAGAGCTCTATGTTGGTGTCCGACTTGACGATAATG TCAACTCCACCCACAATGGTGTGTACAATGGTAAGCGGTATTTCCACGTACCACGAGGTCATGGTGCCATGGTCAAGTACATGGAGGTGGTGCCCCTCAAGTTCCCGGAGAAACGTCCACCCATGCAAGGAAACTACATGTTTCCCAGCTGGGATGAAGTGCAAAAGAGACGAAAGGAGAGAAATTCAAa ACTCCAGAATATCTACTCACAGGCTGGTATGCAGGGCCCCCAGTTTGTAGAGCCATATGCCTCTCCACCAAAAACTGCAGCCACAAGTGTGCGGGCATCGCCAGTCAAGTCTTTACGAGAGCCAATCATCCACATTGGGGACCCGAATGACATTGCATTGCGG GACATGCAGCGTCTGAGCCAGATGGACACGAAGCGGAAGGTTCGCAAGGAGGACAAGGACAAGAAAGAGATGGAGCGATTCAAGCAGCATTTCGGCGGTGTCCCGGAGGCTGATCGGCTAGCACTCACTTTGAAGAAACTCAAACTTGCATACCAGGAGGGGAAGACCTTGATGCAGAGAAAAACTGTGAAGGATTATGATGCAGGGTCGGATTCAGGAATCAGTGATTTCCAATGA
- the LOC128244812 gene encoding dynactin subunit 1-like isoform X2, which yields MSERGDFDYTKEFGSVKNIYSPERDPFLCTCGPCKKFWRDTFSDSGDLLRESSQCRAHHTAILSAESKVVKIGDRILVQSRFPVDLYGRKGTVKWVGVLDEDSIAPELYVGVRLDDNVNSTHNGVYNGKRYFHVPRGHGAMVKYMEVVPLKFPEKRPPMQGNYMFPSWDEVQKRRKERNSKLQNIYSQAGMQGPQFVEPYASPPKTAATSVRASPVKSLREPIIHIGDPNDIALRDMQRLSQMDTKRKVRKEDKDKKEMERFKQHFGGVPEADRLALTLKKLKLAYQEGKTLMQRKTVKDYDAGSDSGISDFQ from the exons CCGGAGCGTGACCCATTCCTGTGCACATGTGGGCCATGTAAGAAGTTCTGGCGCGACACGTTCAGTGACAGTGGTGACCTGCTACGGGAGTCGTCACAATGTCGCGCCCACCACACCGCCATCCTCTCCGCGGAGAGCAAAGTGGTGAAGATAGGAGATCGCATCCTTGTCCAGAGCAGATTTCCAG TTGATTTATATGGAAGAAAAG GCACAGTGAAGTGGGTGGGGGTGCTTGACGAGGATTCCATCGCCCCAGAGCTCTATGTTGGTGTCCGACTTGACGATAATG TCAACTCCACCCACAATGGTGTGTACAATGGTAAGCGGTATTTCCACGTACCACGAGGTCATGGTGCCATGGTCAAGTACATGGAGGTGGTGCCCCTCAAGTTCCCGGAGAAACGTCCACCCATGCAAGGAAACTACATGTTTCCCAGCTGGGATGAAGTGCAAAAGAGACGAAAGGAGAGAAATTCAAa ACTCCAGAATATCTACTCACAGGCTGGTATGCAGGGCCCCCAGTTTGTAGAGCCATATGCCTCTCCACCAAAAACTGCAGCCACAAGTGTGCGGGCATCGCCAGTCAAGTCTTTACGAGAGCCAATCATCCACATTGGGGACCCGAATGACATTGCATTGCGG GACATGCAGCGTCTGAGCCAGATGGACACGAAGCGGAAGGTTCGCAAGGAGGACAAGGACAAGAAAGAGATGGAGCGATTCAAGCAGCATTTCGGCGGTGTCCCGGAGGCTGATCGGCTAGCACTCACTTTGAAGAAACTCAAACTTGCATACCAGGAGGGGAAGACCTTGATGCAGAGAAAAACTGTGAAGGATTATGATGCAGGGTCGGATTCAGGAATCAGTGATTTCCAATGA
- the LOC128244812 gene encoding dynactin subunit 1-like isoform X6: MRSQDNEPERDPFLCTCGPCKKFWRDTFSDSGDLLRESSQCRAHHTAILSAESKVVKIGDRILVQSRFPGTVKWVGVLDEDSIAPELYVGVRLDDNVNSTHNGVYNGKRYFHVPRGHGAMVKYMEVVPLKFPEKRPPMQGNYMFPSWDEVQKRRKERNSKLQNIYSQAGMQGPQFVEPYASPPKTAATSVRASPVKSLREPIIHIGDPNDIALRDMQRLSQMDTKRKVRKEDKDKKEMERFKQHFGGVPEADRLALTLKKLKLAYQEGKTLMQRKTVKDYDAGSDSGISDFQ, from the exons CCGGAGCGTGACCCATTCCTGTGCACATGTGGGCCATGTAAGAAGTTCTGGCGCGACACGTTCAGTGACAGTGGTGACCTGCTACGGGAGTCGTCACAATGTCGCGCCCACCACACCGCCATCCTCTCCGCGGAGAGCAAAGTGGTGAAGATAGGAGATCGCATCCTTGTCCAGAGCAGATTTCCAG GCACAGTGAAGTGGGTGGGGGTGCTTGACGAGGATTCCATCGCCCCAGAGCTCTATGTTGGTGTCCGACTTGACGATAATG TCAACTCCACCCACAATGGTGTGTACAATGGTAAGCGGTATTTCCACGTACCACGAGGTCATGGTGCCATGGTCAAGTACATGGAGGTGGTGCCCCTCAAGTTCCCGGAGAAACGTCCACCCATGCAAGGAAACTACATGTTTCCCAGCTGGGATGAAGTGCAAAAGAGACGAAAGGAGAGAAATTCAAa ACTCCAGAATATCTACTCACAGGCTGGTATGCAGGGCCCCCAGTTTGTAGAGCCATATGCCTCTCCACCAAAAACTGCAGCCACAAGTGTGCGGGCATCGCCAGTCAAGTCTTTACGAGAGCCAATCATCCACATTGGGGACCCGAATGACATTGCATTGCGG GACATGCAGCGTCTGAGCCAGATGGACACGAAGCGGAAGGTTCGCAAGGAGGACAAGGACAAGAAAGAGATGGAGCGATTCAAGCAGCATTTCGGCGGTGTCCCGGAGGCTGATCGGCTAGCACTCACTTTGAAGAAACTCAAACTTGCATACCAGGAGGGGAAGACCTTGATGCAGAGAAAAACTGTGAAGGATTATGATGCAGGGTCGGATTCAGGAATCAGTGATTTCCAATGA
- the LOC128244812 gene encoding dynactin subunit 1-like isoform X1 — MFRPIKVSYEFVPTTTNDTIFIVKKMKPERDPFLCTCGPCKKFWRDTFSDSGDLLRESSQCRAHHTAILSAESKVVKIGDRILVQSRFPVDLYGRKGTVKWVGVLDEDSIAPELYVGVRLDDNVNSTHNGVYNGKRYFHVPRGHGAMVKYMEVVPLKFPEKRPPMQGNYMFPSWDEVQKRRKERNSKLQNIYSQAGMQGPQFVEPYASPPKTAATSVRASPVKSLREPIIHIGDPNDIALRDMQRLSQMDTKRKVRKEDKDKKEMERFKQHFGGVPEADRLALTLKKLKLAYQEGKTLMQRKTVKDYDAGSDSGISDFQ; from the exons CCGGAGCGTGACCCATTCCTGTGCACATGTGGGCCATGTAAGAAGTTCTGGCGCGACACGTTCAGTGACAGTGGTGACCTGCTACGGGAGTCGTCACAATGTCGCGCCCACCACACCGCCATCCTCTCCGCGGAGAGCAAAGTGGTGAAGATAGGAGATCGCATCCTTGTCCAGAGCAGATTTCCAG TTGATTTATATGGAAGAAAAG GCACAGTGAAGTGGGTGGGGGTGCTTGACGAGGATTCCATCGCCCCAGAGCTCTATGTTGGTGTCCGACTTGACGATAATG TCAACTCCACCCACAATGGTGTGTACAATGGTAAGCGGTATTTCCACGTACCACGAGGTCATGGTGCCATGGTCAAGTACATGGAGGTGGTGCCCCTCAAGTTCCCGGAGAAACGTCCACCCATGCAAGGAAACTACATGTTTCCCAGCTGGGATGAAGTGCAAAAGAGACGAAAGGAGAGAAATTCAAa ACTCCAGAATATCTACTCACAGGCTGGTATGCAGGGCCCCCAGTTTGTAGAGCCATATGCCTCTCCACCAAAAACTGCAGCCACAAGTGTGCGGGCATCGCCAGTCAAGTCTTTACGAGAGCCAATCATCCACATTGGGGACCCGAATGACATTGCATTGCGG GACATGCAGCGTCTGAGCCAGATGGACACGAAGCGGAAGGTTCGCAAGGAGGACAAGGACAAGAAAGAGATGGAGCGATTCAAGCAGCATTTCGGCGGTGTCCCGGAGGCTGATCGGCTAGCACTCACTTTGAAGAAACTCAAACTTGCATACCAGGAGGGGAAGACCTTGATGCAGAGAAAAACTGTGAAGGATTATGATGCAGGGTCGGATTCAGGAATCAGTGATTTCCAATGA
- the LOC128244812 gene encoding dynactin subunit 1-like isoform X3: MFRPIKVSYEFVPTTTNDTIFIVKKMKPERDPFLCTCGPCKKFWRDTFSDSGDLLRESSQCRAHHTAILSAESKVVKIGDRILVQSRFPGTVKWVGVLDEDSIAPELYVGVRLDDNVNSTHNGVYNGKRYFHVPRGHGAMVKYMEVVPLKFPEKRPPMQGNYMFPSWDEVQKRRKERNSKLQNIYSQAGMQGPQFVEPYASPPKTAATSVRASPVKSLREPIIHIGDPNDIALRDMQRLSQMDTKRKVRKEDKDKKEMERFKQHFGGVPEADRLALTLKKLKLAYQEGKTLMQRKTVKDYDAGSDSGISDFQ, from the exons CCGGAGCGTGACCCATTCCTGTGCACATGTGGGCCATGTAAGAAGTTCTGGCGCGACACGTTCAGTGACAGTGGTGACCTGCTACGGGAGTCGTCACAATGTCGCGCCCACCACACCGCCATCCTCTCCGCGGAGAGCAAAGTGGTGAAGATAGGAGATCGCATCCTTGTCCAGAGCAGATTTCCAG GCACAGTGAAGTGGGTGGGGGTGCTTGACGAGGATTCCATCGCCCCAGAGCTCTATGTTGGTGTCCGACTTGACGATAATG TCAACTCCACCCACAATGGTGTGTACAATGGTAAGCGGTATTTCCACGTACCACGAGGTCATGGTGCCATGGTCAAGTACATGGAGGTGGTGCCCCTCAAGTTCCCGGAGAAACGTCCACCCATGCAAGGAAACTACATGTTTCCCAGCTGGGATGAAGTGCAAAAGAGACGAAAGGAGAGAAATTCAAa ACTCCAGAATATCTACTCACAGGCTGGTATGCAGGGCCCCCAGTTTGTAGAGCCATATGCCTCTCCACCAAAAACTGCAGCCACAAGTGTGCGGGCATCGCCAGTCAAGTCTTTACGAGAGCCAATCATCCACATTGGGGACCCGAATGACATTGCATTGCGG GACATGCAGCGTCTGAGCCAGATGGACACGAAGCGGAAGGTTCGCAAGGAGGACAAGGACAAGAAAGAGATGGAGCGATTCAAGCAGCATTTCGGCGGTGTCCCGGAGGCTGATCGGCTAGCACTCACTTTGAAGAAACTCAAACTTGCATACCAGGAGGGGAAGACCTTGATGCAGAGAAAAACTGTGAAGGATTATGATGCAGGGTCGGATTCAGGAATCAGTGATTTCCAATGA
- the LOC128244812 gene encoding dynactin subunit 1-like isoform X4 gives MKDKETSKSKKRSTWQPERDPFLCTCGPCKKFWRDTFSDSGDLLRESSQCRAHHTAILSAESKVVKIGDRILVQSRFPVDLYGRKGTVKWVGVLDEDSIAPELYVGVRLDDNVNSTHNGVYNGKRYFHVPRGHGAMVKYMEVVPLKFPEKRPPMQGNYMFPSWDEVQKRRKERNSKLQNIYSQAGMQGPQFVEPYASPPKTAATSVRASPVKSLREPIIHIGDPNDIALRDMQRLSQMDTKRKVRKEDKDKKEMERFKQHFGGVPEADRLALTLKKLKLAYQEGKTLMQRKTVKDYDAGSDSGISDFQ, from the exons CCGGAGCGTGACCCATTCCTGTGCACATGTGGGCCATGTAAGAAGTTCTGGCGCGACACGTTCAGTGACAGTGGTGACCTGCTACGGGAGTCGTCACAATGTCGCGCCCACCACACCGCCATCCTCTCCGCGGAGAGCAAAGTGGTGAAGATAGGAGATCGCATCCTTGTCCAGAGCAGATTTCCAG TTGATTTATATGGAAGAAAAG GCACAGTGAAGTGGGTGGGGGTGCTTGACGAGGATTCCATCGCCCCAGAGCTCTATGTTGGTGTCCGACTTGACGATAATG TCAACTCCACCCACAATGGTGTGTACAATGGTAAGCGGTATTTCCACGTACCACGAGGTCATGGTGCCATGGTCAAGTACATGGAGGTGGTGCCCCTCAAGTTCCCGGAGAAACGTCCACCCATGCAAGGAAACTACATGTTTCCCAGCTGGGATGAAGTGCAAAAGAGACGAAAGGAGAGAAATTCAAa ACTCCAGAATATCTACTCACAGGCTGGTATGCAGGGCCCCCAGTTTGTAGAGCCATATGCCTCTCCACCAAAAACTGCAGCCACAAGTGTGCGGGCATCGCCAGTCAAGTCTTTACGAGAGCCAATCATCCACATTGGGGACCCGAATGACATTGCATTGCGG GACATGCAGCGTCTGAGCCAGATGGACACGAAGCGGAAGGTTCGCAAGGAGGACAAGGACAAGAAAGAGATGGAGCGATTCAAGCAGCATTTCGGCGGTGTCCCGGAGGCTGATCGGCTAGCACTCACTTTGAAGAAACTCAAACTTGCATACCAGGAGGGGAAGACCTTGATGCAGAGAAAAACTGTGAAGGATTATGATGCAGGGTCGGATTCAGGAATCAGTGATTTCCAATGA